The following proteins are co-located in the Pseudomonas antarctica genome:
- a CDS encoding DUF3833 domain-containing protein yields MTRLLVSLLLVLSLTSCGSVGVDHYADQQPQLDLQRFFSKPVKAWGIFQKRSGEVAKRFEVNITSRREGNALILDERFLYSDGTRQQRVWTLTPDGPGRWRGRAGDVVGEAIGEVAGNALRWRYRLNLPVDGSVYEVSLDDWMYLMDEDTLINRSSMTKFGVEWGQITLFFRRQ; encoded by the coding sequence ATGACACGTCTACTGGTTTCATTGTTACTGGTGTTGAGTCTAACCAGTTGCGGCAGCGTAGGGGTCGACCACTACGCCGACCAGCAGCCGCAGTTGGACCTGCAACGCTTCTTCAGCAAACCCGTCAAGGCCTGGGGGATTTTCCAGAAGCGTTCGGGGGAAGTGGCCAAGCGCTTTGAAGTGAATATCACCAGCCGGCGCGAGGGCAACGCTCTAATTCTTGACGAACGGTTCCTGTACAGCGATGGCACGCGCCAGCAGCGAGTGTGGACGTTGACACCCGATGGCCCTGGCCGCTGGCGCGGGCGCGCAGGTGATGTGGTCGGCGAGGCGATCGGCGAAGTGGCGGGTAACGCACTGCGTTGGCGCTACCGGCTCAACCTGCCGGTGGACGGTTCGGTGTACGAAGTCAGCTTGGATGACTGGATGTACTTGATGGACGAGGACACTTTGATCAACCGTTCCAGCATGACCAAATTCGGCGTCGAATGGGGCCAGATCACGTTGTTCTTCCGTCGCCAATGA